Proteins encoded within one genomic window of Bombus terrestris chromosome 11, iyBomTerr1.2, whole genome shotgun sequence:
- the LOC100648481 gene encoding kinesin-like protein unc-104 isoform X1, whose amino-acid sequence MSSVKVAVRVRPFNNREISREAQCIIEMSGNTTSILNPKAPPGSKDALKSFNYDYSYFSMDPNDANYSSQLMVYKDIGEEMLEHAFEGYNVCIFAYGQTGAGKSYTMMGKQEEGQEGIIPQICKDLFRKISRNSNECLKYSVEVSYMEIYCERVRDLLNPKNKGNLRVREHPLLGPYVEDLSKLAVMSYQDIHDLIDEGNKARTVAATNMNETSSRSHAVFTIFFTQQKQDSATGLVTEKVSKISLVDLAGSERADSTGAKGTRLKEGANINKSLTTLGKVISALAEIAATKKKKKADFIPYRDSVLTWLLRENLGGNSKTAMIAAVSPADINYDETLSTLRYADRAKQIVCKAVVNEDANAKLIRELKEEIQKLRELLKQEGIDVQEGPDGKVTYEKKESRDEIVRATKREDDVKESRPRIPSHTTSTIAEEAVDQLQASEKLIAELNETWEEKLKRTEIIRLQREAVFAEMGVAVKEDGVTVGVFSPKKTPHLVNLNEDPLMSECLIYYIKDGFTRIGSAEANIPQDIQLCGPHILSEHCVFENHEGIITLIPKKGALIYVNGREVTEPIVLKTGSRVILGKNHVFRFNHPDQVRERREKGSPAETPGNGETVDWNFAQIELLEKQGIDLKAEMEKRLLALEEQFRKEKEEADQLFEEQRKNYEARIDALQRQVEEQSMTMSMYSSYTPEDFNNIEEDIFVNPLFDAESNWTEREFQLAAWAFRKWKYHQFTSLRDDLWGNAIFLKEANAISVELKKKVQFQFTLLTDTLYSPLPSDLLPVIDDEEEEERPFPRTIVAVEVQDTKNGATHYWTLDKLRQRLELMRHVYNEDSSPSTPEAKEDIFQCLTAYSNPKFSLANLLPSRQRLELMREMYHNEAELSPTSPDFNIESITGGDPFYDRFPWFRMVGRSFVYLSNLMYPVPLIHKVAIVNEKGDVKGYLRVAVQAVVEEENSEYSSGVRQSARISFEDDLFGNQKQNKRNTLLTQTLEKNRQILLHEERVVEGHNEQKEVKDEDDIGDADSGRGDSSVSSDMKEEDLPDHLQLGSEFTFRVTVLQAMGISTEYADIFCQFNFLHRHDEAFSTEPVKNTGKGCPPGFYHVQNITVTVTKSFLEYLKTQPIVFEVFGHYQQHPLHKDAKLEYVRQPPKRMLPPSIPISQPVRSPKFGSVLPSPSTSHVHAKYDVLVWFEICELAPNGEYVPSVVDHSDDLPCRGLFLLHQGIQRRIRITIVHEPASELRWKDVRELVVGRIRNTPEPEEEDNDSSVLSLGLFPGEYLEIPGDDRCMFRFEAAWDSSLHNSALLNRVTAYGEQIFMTISAYLELENCGRPAIITKDLSMIIYGRDARVGPRSLKHLFSGSYRNQEANRLSGVYELVLRRSSEAGSPGVQRRQRRVLDTSSTYVRGEENLHGWRPRGDSLIFDHQWELEKLTRLEEVERVRHTLLLREKLGIDKVSFCNKISHDFTKSEKEVCNMMAKATNETHASPVKLKRSTSKDVYEPWEMTEREKELATKYIKLIQGRIPSKEPILLSDVSPGEDTMADMTASMISSVISSSSQESVYERASDYLEQAAGIIVWSRSKSCILRLSSPERARLQELQESILASESANQPCTIAPAPLGSSSPSKENLVLYVPEVEEIRISPVIARKGYLNVLEHKTNGWKKRWVAVRRPYVLIFREEKDPVERALINLATAQVEYSEDQLAMVKVPNTFSVVTKHRGYLLQTLGDKEVYDWLYAINPLLAGQIRSKLARKGPATNLNNASPVGLVPPIDQQSNQNK is encoded by the exons ATGTCGTCGGTAAAGGTGGCGGTGAGGGTACGGCCCTTCAACAATCGAGAGATCTCCCGTGAGGCACAATGTATTATCGAAATGTCCGGCAATACTACTT CGATATTGAATCCCAAAGCACCACCTGGCAGCAAAGATGCGCTCAAGAGCTTCAATTACGATTATTCCTATTTTTCCATGGAT CCAAACGATGCAAATTATTCTTCACAACTAATGGTCTACAAGGATATCGGCGAAGAGATGTTGGAGCATGCTTTCGAAG GTTACAACGTCTGTATATTCGCTTACGGACAGACCGGTGCTGGCAAATCATACACTATGATGGGTAAACAAGAAGAAGGTCAAGAGGGAATAATACCTCAAATTTGCAAGGACCTCTTTAGAAAAATCAGTCGCAATTCAAACGAGTGCCTGAAGTATTCTGTTGAAGTGAGTTATATGGAAATATACTGCGAAAGGGTGCGGGATCTCTTAAATCCCAAGAACAAAGGAAACCTTCGTGTACGGGAGCATCCTCTGCTTGGACCGTACGTTGAGGACCTGTCCAAATTGGCGGTGATGTCGTATCAAGATATTCATGATCTTATCGATGAAGGGAACAAGGCAAG AACGGTAGCAGCCACAAATATGAACGAAACGTCTAGCAGATCTCATGCCGTATTTACGATATTCTTCACGCAACAAAAGCAGGATTCTGCAACAGGATTAGTGACAGAAAAAGTCAGCAAAATCTCCCTGGTCGATTTGGCGGGTTCTGAAAGGGCTGATTCTACTGGTGCAAAGGGTACGAGATTGAAAGAAGGTGCCAATATTAATAAAAGCTTGACGACCCTTGGAAAGGTCATCAGTGCCCTTGCTGAAATT GCG GCgactaaaaagaagaaaaaggctGATTTCATCCCCTATAGAGATTCTGTTCTAACGTGGCTTTTGAGAGAAAATCTAGGAGGTAATTCTAAAACAGCAATGATTGCGGCAGTGAGTCCAGCGGACATCAATTACGATGAAACCCTCTCCACCTTACG ATACGCAGACAGAGCGAAACAAATAGTTTGCAAAGCCGTCGTCAACGAAGACGCAAACGCGAAGCTTATCAGAGAACTCAAAGAAGAGATTCAAAAATTGCGGGAATTGCTGAAACAAGAGGGTATTGATGTGCAAGAAG GGCCAGATGGTAAAGTCACAtatgaaaagaaagaatcta GGGATGAAATCGTCCGAGCAACCAAACGCGAGGACGACGTGAAGGAAAGTCGGCCCAGAATTCCATCTCACACCACATCGACTATCGCTGAAGAAGCAGTGGATCAATTGCAAGCTTCAGAAAAACTTATAGccg AATTGAATGAAACATGGGAAGAGAAGCTGAAACGAACCGAGATAATTCGTTTACAACGCGAGGCGGTGTTCGCCGAAATGGGGGTTGCTGTGAAAGAGGATGGAGTCACGGTTGGTGTATTCTCTCCGAAAAAGACTCCTCACTTGGTGAATTTGAATGAGGATCCGCTCATGTCCGAGTGTTTGATTTACTACATCAAGGATGGCTTCACACGTATCGGTAGCGCTGAAGCTAATATACCGCAAGATATACAGTTATGTGGTCCTCACATACTGAGCGAGCACTGCGTCTTCGAGAATCACGAGGGTATTATTACCCTGATTCCGAAGAAAGGAGCTTTAATTTACGTGAATGGGCGTGAGGTCACTGAACCGATCGTTCTGAAGACCGGATCTCGCGTCATCTTAGGAAAGAATCATGTGTTCAGATTCAATCACCCTGATCAGG TCCGTGAACGAAGAGAGAAGGGATCTCCCGCAGAAACTCCTGGAAATGGAGAAACAGTCGACTGGAACTTTGCACAGATCGAATTGCTGGAAAAACAAGGAATTGATCTAAAAGCTGAGATGGAGAAGAGATTATTAGCTTTGGAAGAACAATTCCGCAAAGAGAAGGAAGAGGCGGACCAATTGTTCGAAGAACAAAGAAAG aaCTACGAGGCCCGAATAGACGCACTGCAACGACAGGTTGAGGAACAAAGCATGACGATGTCAATGTACAGCAGTTATACCCCCGAAGACTTTAACAATATCGAGGAAGATATTTTCG TCAACCCCTTGTTTGACGCAGAGAGCAACTGGACCGAGAGAGAGTTCCAACTGGCCGCTTGGGCCTTCCGCAAGTGGAAATATCATCAATTCACAAGTCTTCGGGATGATCTATGGGGCAACGCTATATTCCTCAAAGAAGCTAACGCTATTTCTGTCGAACTCAAAAAGAAG GTACAATTCCAGTTTACTTTGCTCACGGATACGCTTTATTCGCCGCTTCCTTCGGATCTCTTGCCTGTCATTGACgacgaggaagaggaggaaagaCCATTCCCGCGTACTATAGTTGCTGTAGAAGTTCAAGACACGAAGAATGGCGCGACACATTACTGGACACTCGATAAACTTAG ACAGCGCTTGGAGTTGATGCGACACGTGTACAACGAGGACTCGAGCCCCAGCACTCCGGAGGCCAAAGAGGATATTTTCCAATGTCTAACCGCCTACTCTAATCCGAAGTTCTCGCTCGCAAATCTTTTGCCTTCGAG ACAAAGACTTGAACTGATGCGAGAAATGTATCACAACGAGGCAGAATTGTCGCCGACATCCCCGGATTTCAATATCGAGTCCATCACTGGAGGTGATCCATTCTACGACCGTTTTCCCTGGTTCCGAATGGTCGGCAG GTCTTTCGTATATCTAAGCAATCTTATGTATCCTGTACCATTGATCCACAAAGTAGCGATAGTAAACGAAAAGGGAGACGTAAAAGGCTACTTGCGTGTAGCCGTGCAAGCTGTTGTTG AAGAGGAAAACAGTGAATACTCAAGTGGCGTCAGACAGTCAGCTAGAATTTCATTCGAGGACGACTTGTTTGGAAATCAAAAGCAGAACAAACGCAACACTCTGTTAACCCAAACTCTCGAGAAGAACCGACAAATTCTGTTACACGAGGAACGCGTCGTGGAGGGCCACAACGAGCAAAAGGAGGTGAAAGACGAAGACGATATCGGCGATGCAGACAGTGGCAGAGGGGATAGCTCAGTTTCCAGCGACATGAAGGAAGAGGATCTACCGGATCATTTGCAACTTGGCTCTGAATTCACATTCAGGGTTACCGTGTTACAGGCCATGGGCATTTCTACCGAATATGCTGACATATTTTGCCAATTCAA TTTCTTGCATCGACACGATGAGGCATTTTCAACTGAGCCAGTAAAAAATACAGGAAAAGGATGTCCTCCTGGATTTTATCACGTACAAAAT ATCACGGTGACGGTAACGAAATCATTCTTGGAATATCTAAAAACTCAGCCAATCGTTTTCGAAGTTTTTGGACACTATCAGCAACATCCTCTGCATAAAGATGCAAAACTGGAATA CGTAAGACAACCACCGAAGAGAATGCTTCCGCCATCTATACCTATCAGTCAACCCGTACGTTCACCGAAATTCGGCAGTGTTTTACCATCTCCGAGCACCTCACACGTGCACGCGAAATACGATGTATTAGTTTGGTTTGAGATTTGCGAGTTAGCGCCGAACGGTGAATACGTACCATCCGTGGTCGACCATAGCGACGATCTACCGTGTCGTGGATTGTTTTTGCTCCATCAGGGAATCCAGCGTCGGATTCGAATTACCATTGTACATGAACCAGCGTCTGAGCTGCGATGGAAAGATGTAAGAGAGTTGGTCGTCGGACGTATTAGAAACACGCCAGAACCGGAGGAGGAGGACAATGATTCGTCGGTGCTTTCGTTAGGGCTTTTCCCTGGCGAATATCTAGAAATACCTGGTGATGATAGATGCATGTTCAGATTCGAGGCAGCGTGGGATAGTTCTCTTCATAATTCGGCCTTGCTCAATAGAGTTACAGCTTACGGAGAACAAATCTTCATGACAATTTCTGCTTACCTCGAG TTGGAGAATTGTGGAAGACCAGCGATCATCACGAAAGACTTGAGTATGATCATTTATGGCAGAGATGCCAGAGTAGGGCCACGTTCTCTGAAGCATCTATTCAGCGGAAGCTATCGCAATCAAGAAGCAAACAGACTCAGTGGTGTTTACGAGCTGGTCTTGCGTCGTTCTTCGGAAGCAGGTAGCCCAG GCGTTCAGAGGAGACAACGGCGTGTATTGGACACCAGCTCTACGTATGTTAGAGGAGAGGAGAATCTTCATGGATGGAGACCACGGGGAGATAGCTTAATATTCGATCACCAATGGGAGTTAGAAAAATTGACAAGATTAGAAGAGGTGGAGAGAGTAAGACACACGCTATTGTTACGAGAAAAGCTCGGTATCGACAAAGTGTCATTCTGCAATAAAATATCTCATGATTTCACAAAGAGTGAGAAG GAGGTCTGCAACATGATGGCGAAAGCGACGAATGAAACGCATGCCAGCCCGGTGAAATTGAAGCGTTCAACTAGTAAAGACGTTTACGAGCCTTGGGAGATGaccgaaagagaaaaagaactaGCCACGAAGTATATCAAACTTATTCAAGGTCGCATTCCAAGCAAAGAACCCATTCTATTGTCCGACGTTTCACCCGGGGAAGACACTATGGCCGATATGACGGCATCTATGATATCTTCGGTGATATCATCCTCGTCCCAAGAGTCAGTATACGAGAGAGCTAGTGATTACTTAGAGCAG GCTGCTGGTATAATAGTATGGAGCAGATCTAAGTCGTGCATCCTTAGGTTAAGTTCACCGGAGAGAGCTAGACTGCAGGAACTGCAGGAGAGTATATTAGCCAGTGAATCCGCTAATCAACCGTGTACGATCGCACCGGCTCCATTGGGTTCATCTTCCCCATCGAAGGAGAATTTGGTACTCTACGTGCCGGAAGTCGAAGAAATTCGCATCAGTCCGGTTATTGCCAGAAAAGGATACCTAAATGTTCTCGAACACAAGACTAATGGTTGGAAGAAACGTTGGGTG GCTGTACGACGACCATACGTTTTAATCTTTCGGGAAGAAAAGGACCCAGTGGAGAGAGCTCTCATTAATTTAGCTACTGCTCAAGTTGAATATTCTGAAGATCAATTAGCTATGGTGAAAGTACCAAATACTTTCAG CGTTGTTACAAAACATCGaggatatttattgcaaacttTAGGAGATAAGGAGGTTTATGACTGGCTGTACGCTATTAATCCTCTTCTTGCTGGTCAAATCAG GTCAAAACTAGCACGCAAGGGGCCAGCTACGAATCTGAATAACGCTTCGCCTGTTGGTCTAGTCCCGCCCATAGATCAACAGTCGAACCAAAATAAGTGA
- the LOC100648481 gene encoding kinesin-like protein unc-104 isoform X16: MSSVKVAVRVRPFNNREISREAQCIIEMSGNTTSILNPKAPPGSKDALKSFNYDYSYFSMDPNDANYSSQLMVYKDIGEEMLEHAFEGYNVCIFAYGQTGAGKSYTMMGKQEEGQEGIIPQICKDLFRKISRNSNECLKYSVEVSYMEIYCERVRDLLNPKNKGNLRVREHPLLGPYVEDLSKLAVMSYQDIHDLIDEGNKARTVAATNMNETSSRSHAVFTIFFTQQKQDSATGLVTEKVSKISLVDLAGSERADSTGAKGTRLKEGANINKSLTTLGKVISALAEIATKKKKKADFIPYRDSVLTWLLRENLGGNSKTAMIAAVSPADINYDETLSTLRYADRAKQIVCKAVVNEDANAKLIRELKEEIQKLRELLKQEGIDVQEGPDGKVTYEKKESRDEIVRATKREDDVKESRPRIPSHTTSTIAEEAVDQLQASEKLIAELNETWEEKLKRTEIIRLQREAVFAEMGVAVKEDGVTVGVFSPKKTPHLVNLNEDPLMSECLIYYIKDGFTRIGSAEANIPQDIQLCGPHILSEHCVFENHEGIITLIPKKGALIYVNGREVTEPIVLKTGSRVILGKNHVFRFNHPDQVRERREKGSPAETPGNGETVDWNFAQIELLEKQGIDLKAEMEKRLLALEEQFRKEKEEADQLFEEQRKNYEARIDALQRQVEEQSMTMSMYSSYTPEDFNNIEEDIFVNPLFDAESNWTEREFQLAAWAFRKWKYHQFTSLRDDLWGNAIFLKEANAISVELKKKVQFQFTLLTDTLYSPLPSDLLPVIDDEEEEERPFPRTIVAVEVQDTKNGATHYWTLDKLRQRLELMREMYHNEAELSPTSPDFNIESITGGDPFYDRFPWFRMVGRSFVYLSNLMYPVPLIHKVAIVNEKGDVKGYLRVAVQAVVEEENSEYSSGVRQSARISFEDDLFGNQKQNKRNTLLTQTLEKNRQILLHEERVVEGHNEQKEVKDEDDIGDADSGRGDSSVSSDMKEEDLPDHLQLGSEFTFRVTVLQAMGISTEYADIFCQFNFLHRHDEAFSTEPVKNTGKGCPPGFYHVQNITVTVTKSFLEYLKTQPIVFEVFGHYQQHPLHKDAKLEYVRQPPKRMLPPSIPISQPVRSPKFGSVLPSPSTSHVHAKYDVLVWFEICELAPNGEYVPSVVDHSDDLPCRGLFLLHQGIQRRIRITIVHEPASELRWKDVRELVVGRIRNTPEPEEEDNDSSVLSLGLFPGEYLEIPGDDRCMFRFEAAWDSSLHNSALLNRVTAYGEQIFMTISAYLELENCGRPAIITKDLSMIIYGRDARVGPRSLKHLFSGSYRNQEANRLSGVYELVLRRSSEAGVQRRQRRVLDTSSTYVRGEENLHGWRPRGDSLIFDHQWELEKLTRLEEVERVRHTLLLREKLGIDKVSFCNKISHDFTKSEKEVCNMMAKATNETHASPVKLKRSTSKDVYEPWEMTEREKELATKYIKLIQGRIPSKEPILLSDVSPGEDTMADMTASMISSVISSSSQESVYERASDYLEQAAGIIVWSRSKSCILRLSSPERARLQELQESILASESANQPCTIAPAPLGSSSPSKENLVLYVPEVEEIRISPVIARKGYLNVLEHKTNGWKKRWVAVRRPYVLIFREEKDPVERALINLATAQVEYSEDQLAMVKVPNTFSVVTKHRGYLLQTLGDKEVYDWLYAINPLLAGQIRSKLARKGPATNLNNASPVGLVPPIDQQSNQNK; this comes from the exons ATGTCGTCGGTAAAGGTGGCGGTGAGGGTACGGCCCTTCAACAATCGAGAGATCTCCCGTGAGGCACAATGTATTATCGAAATGTCCGGCAATACTACTT CGATATTGAATCCCAAAGCACCACCTGGCAGCAAAGATGCGCTCAAGAGCTTCAATTACGATTATTCCTATTTTTCCATGGAT CCAAACGATGCAAATTATTCTTCACAACTAATGGTCTACAAGGATATCGGCGAAGAGATGTTGGAGCATGCTTTCGAAG GTTACAACGTCTGTATATTCGCTTACGGACAGACCGGTGCTGGCAAATCATACACTATGATGGGTAAACAAGAAGAAGGTCAAGAGGGAATAATACCTCAAATTTGCAAGGACCTCTTTAGAAAAATCAGTCGCAATTCAAACGAGTGCCTGAAGTATTCTGTTGAAGTGAGTTATATGGAAATATACTGCGAAAGGGTGCGGGATCTCTTAAATCCCAAGAACAAAGGAAACCTTCGTGTACGGGAGCATCCTCTGCTTGGACCGTACGTTGAGGACCTGTCCAAATTGGCGGTGATGTCGTATCAAGATATTCATGATCTTATCGATGAAGGGAACAAGGCAAG AACGGTAGCAGCCACAAATATGAACGAAACGTCTAGCAGATCTCATGCCGTATTTACGATATTCTTCACGCAACAAAAGCAGGATTCTGCAACAGGATTAGTGACAGAAAAAGTCAGCAAAATCTCCCTGGTCGATTTGGCGGGTTCTGAAAGGGCTGATTCTACTGGTGCAAAGGGTACGAGATTGAAAGAAGGTGCCAATATTAATAAAAGCTTGACGACCCTTGGAAAGGTCATCAGTGCCCTTGCTGAAATT GCgactaaaaagaagaaaaaggctGATTTCATCCCCTATAGAGATTCTGTTCTAACGTGGCTTTTGAGAGAAAATCTAGGAGGTAATTCTAAAACAGCAATGATTGCGGCAGTGAGTCCAGCGGACATCAATTACGATGAAACCCTCTCCACCTTACG ATACGCAGACAGAGCGAAACAAATAGTTTGCAAAGCCGTCGTCAACGAAGACGCAAACGCGAAGCTTATCAGAGAACTCAAAGAAGAGATTCAAAAATTGCGGGAATTGCTGAAACAAGAGGGTATTGATGTGCAAGAAG GGCCAGATGGTAAAGTCACAtatgaaaagaaagaatcta GGGATGAAATCGTCCGAGCAACCAAACGCGAGGACGACGTGAAGGAAAGTCGGCCCAGAATTCCATCTCACACCACATCGACTATCGCTGAAGAAGCAGTGGATCAATTGCAAGCTTCAGAAAAACTTATAGccg AATTGAATGAAACATGGGAAGAGAAGCTGAAACGAACCGAGATAATTCGTTTACAACGCGAGGCGGTGTTCGCCGAAATGGGGGTTGCTGTGAAAGAGGATGGAGTCACGGTTGGTGTATTCTCTCCGAAAAAGACTCCTCACTTGGTGAATTTGAATGAGGATCCGCTCATGTCCGAGTGTTTGATTTACTACATCAAGGATGGCTTCACACGTATCGGTAGCGCTGAAGCTAATATACCGCAAGATATACAGTTATGTGGTCCTCACATACTGAGCGAGCACTGCGTCTTCGAGAATCACGAGGGTATTATTACCCTGATTCCGAAGAAAGGAGCTTTAATTTACGTGAATGGGCGTGAGGTCACTGAACCGATCGTTCTGAAGACCGGATCTCGCGTCATCTTAGGAAAGAATCATGTGTTCAGATTCAATCACCCTGATCAGG TCCGTGAACGAAGAGAGAAGGGATCTCCCGCAGAAACTCCTGGAAATGGAGAAACAGTCGACTGGAACTTTGCACAGATCGAATTGCTGGAAAAACAAGGAATTGATCTAAAAGCTGAGATGGAGAAGAGATTATTAGCTTTGGAAGAACAATTCCGCAAAGAGAAGGAAGAGGCGGACCAATTGTTCGAAGAACAAAGAAAG aaCTACGAGGCCCGAATAGACGCACTGCAACGACAGGTTGAGGAACAAAGCATGACGATGTCAATGTACAGCAGTTATACCCCCGAAGACTTTAACAATATCGAGGAAGATATTTTCG TCAACCCCTTGTTTGACGCAGAGAGCAACTGGACCGAGAGAGAGTTCCAACTGGCCGCTTGGGCCTTCCGCAAGTGGAAATATCATCAATTCACAAGTCTTCGGGATGATCTATGGGGCAACGCTATATTCCTCAAAGAAGCTAACGCTATTTCTGTCGAACTCAAAAAGAAG GTACAATTCCAGTTTACTTTGCTCACGGATACGCTTTATTCGCCGCTTCCTTCGGATCTCTTGCCTGTCATTGACgacgaggaagaggaggaaagaCCATTCCCGCGTACTATAGTTGCTGTAGAAGTTCAAGACACGAAGAATGGCGCGACACATTACTGGACACTCGATAAACTTAG ACAAAGACTTGAACTGATGCGAGAAATGTATCACAACGAGGCAGAATTGTCGCCGACATCCCCGGATTTCAATATCGAGTCCATCACTGGAGGTGATCCATTCTACGACCGTTTTCCCTGGTTCCGAATGGTCGGCAG GTCTTTCGTATATCTAAGCAATCTTATGTATCCTGTACCATTGATCCACAAAGTAGCGATAGTAAACGAAAAGGGAGACGTAAAAGGCTACTTGCGTGTAGCCGTGCAAGCTGTTGTTG AAGAGGAAAACAGTGAATACTCAAGTGGCGTCAGACAGTCAGCTAGAATTTCATTCGAGGACGACTTGTTTGGAAATCAAAAGCAGAACAAACGCAACACTCTGTTAACCCAAACTCTCGAGAAGAACCGACAAATTCTGTTACACGAGGAACGCGTCGTGGAGGGCCACAACGAGCAAAAGGAGGTGAAAGACGAAGACGATATCGGCGATGCAGACAGTGGCAGAGGGGATAGCTCAGTTTCCAGCGACATGAAGGAAGAGGATCTACCGGATCATTTGCAACTTGGCTCTGAATTCACATTCAGGGTTACCGTGTTACAGGCCATGGGCATTTCTACCGAATATGCTGACATATTTTGCCAATTCAA TTTCTTGCATCGACACGATGAGGCATTTTCAACTGAGCCAGTAAAAAATACAGGAAAAGGATGTCCTCCTGGATTTTATCACGTACAAAAT ATCACGGTGACGGTAACGAAATCATTCTTGGAATATCTAAAAACTCAGCCAATCGTTTTCGAAGTTTTTGGACACTATCAGCAACATCCTCTGCATAAAGATGCAAAACTGGAATA CGTAAGACAACCACCGAAGAGAATGCTTCCGCCATCTATACCTATCAGTCAACCCGTACGTTCACCGAAATTCGGCAGTGTTTTACCATCTCCGAGCACCTCACACGTGCACGCGAAATACGATGTATTAGTTTGGTTTGAGATTTGCGAGTTAGCGCCGAACGGTGAATACGTACCATCCGTGGTCGACCATAGCGACGATCTACCGTGTCGTGGATTGTTTTTGCTCCATCAGGGAATCCAGCGTCGGATTCGAATTACCATTGTACATGAACCAGCGTCTGAGCTGCGATGGAAAGATGTAAGAGAGTTGGTCGTCGGACGTATTAGAAACACGCCAGAACCGGAGGAGGAGGACAATGATTCGTCGGTGCTTTCGTTAGGGCTTTTCCCTGGCGAATATCTAGAAATACCTGGTGATGATAGATGCATGTTCAGATTCGAGGCAGCGTGGGATAGTTCTCTTCATAATTCGGCCTTGCTCAATAGAGTTACAGCTTACGGAGAACAAATCTTCATGACAATTTCTGCTTACCTCGAG TTGGAGAATTGTGGAAGACCAGCGATCATCACGAAAGACTTGAGTATGATCATTTATGGCAGAGATGCCAGAGTAGGGCCACGTTCTCTGAAGCATCTATTCAGCGGAAGCTATCGCAATCAAGAAGCAAACAGACTCAGTGGTGTTTACGAGCTGGTCTTGCGTCGTTCTTCGGAAGCAG GCGTTCAGAGGAGACAACGGCGTGTATTGGACACCAGCTCTACGTATGTTAGAGGAGAGGAGAATCTTCATGGATGGAGACCACGGGGAGATAGCTTAATATTCGATCACCAATGGGAGTTAGAAAAATTGACAAGATTAGAAGAGGTGGAGAGAGTAAGACACACGCTATTGTTACGAGAAAAGCTCGGTATCGACAAAGTGTCATTCTGCAATAAAATATCTCATGATTTCACAAAGAGTGAGAAG GAGGTCTGCAACATGATGGCGAAAGCGACGAATGAAACGCATGCCAGCCCGGTGAAATTGAAGCGTTCAACTAGTAAAGACGTTTACGAGCCTTGGGAGATGaccgaaagagaaaaagaactaGCCACGAAGTATATCAAACTTATTCAAGGTCGCATTCCAAGCAAAGAACCCATTCTATTGTCCGACGTTTCACCCGGGGAAGACACTATGGCCGATATGACGGCATCTATGATATCTTCGGTGATATCATCCTCGTCCCAAGAGTCAGTATACGAGAGAGCTAGTGATTACTTAGAGCAG GCTGCTGGTATAATAGTATGGAGCAGATCTAAGTCGTGCATCCTTAGGTTAAGTTCACCGGAGAGAGCTAGACTGCAGGAACTGCAGGAGAGTATATTAGCCAGTGAATCCGCTAATCAACCGTGTACGATCGCACCGGCTCCATTGGGTTCATCTTCCCCATCGAAGGAGAATTTGGTACTCTACGTGCCGGAAGTCGAAGAAATTCGCATCAGTCCGGTTATTGCCAGAAAAGGATACCTAAATGTTCTCGAACACAAGACTAATGGTTGGAAGAAACGTTGGGTG GCTGTACGACGACCATACGTTTTAATCTTTCGGGAAGAAAAGGACCCAGTGGAGAGAGCTCTCATTAATTTAGCTACTGCTCAAGTTGAATATTCTGAAGATCAATTAGCTATGGTGAAAGTACCAAATACTTTCAG CGTTGTTACAAAACATCGaggatatttattgcaaacttTAGGAGATAAGGAGGTTTATGACTGGCTGTACGCTATTAATCCTCTTCTTGCTGGTCAAATCAG GTCAAAACTAGCACGCAAGGGGCCAGCTACGAATCTGAATAACGCTTCGCCTGTTGGTCTAGTCCCGCCCATAGATCAACAGTCGAACCAAAATAAGTGA